GGCAAATAAACCGATGCATCCAACTTTTTAGCCTCTGTGTGCTCAAGGCTTTATATCAATTAATCCTTCTCCATCTTAGTCTGTGTGCAATTTCAGCAGATCAAGGAAGGAGAAGGTATATATTAATAGGTGTTTCCGGTATTTTTCAAATTGACCAGGTGCCGTTCAAAATAGCTTCTTCGTATATTGGCAGCCATGATTTGTAAGAATTGCAGCAATAATTTTGAAGGGGCATTTTGTAATAGGTGCGGGCAAAGTGCCGGTATAAGACGGTTTGATTTCATTTACTTTGTAAAAGAGACCCTCTTTTCATCTTTGGATATTGAAAAGGGACTTTTTTATACCGTCAAGAAACTCTTCATTGAGCCTGGTGTGGCAATAAGAGACTATTTGGAAGGTAAGCGCGTAAGCTTATACGTACCTGTAAAATACCTTTTACTCATCGGAGCGATCGCCACATTTATTTCCATGCGCTTTGATCTTTTTCTGAGTGAAAGGCCAGGTCCTGTATTGCAAATGCTGCCGGTTGAAAAGCTTGCAGCCTTTCTGTCCTTTGCAGAGGAATATGCCACTGTCATCAATATTATAGCTGTTCCGGTCTTTGCTCTATTCTCATGGCTTTTTTTTATAGAAAGCAGGCATAATTATACTGAAAACCTGGTATTGAATATTTACATCACGGCGCAGCAGCTTGTCATGCTGTTATTAATATTTCCACTAATTGCACTTATGCCCTCCACAAAAGAAGTAGTGATTGCAGTTTACAGCGCTGTTACCCTGATCTATAATGTTTGGGTTTATTTTTCTTTTTTCAAGGTAAGGAAAGCCGTTCAGTTTCTTAAACTGATACTGGTGCTGGTGTGCGCTTACATGTTACAGTTTGTATTAAACTACAGTACTTACTTGTTGGTAGGAGATAAGTTAAAGGGATTGTAGCTGCTTCCTGTAAATATTAAGGCAGCGGCTTCATTGCCCTTTCTAGTCTAATTGATAACCTGCTATTGTATTTGATCCAGTCTGGTAAAATACCTGCCCTGTAACGTCGTCCATCGCATAGTTAGGTGTTTTTTCCTTGCCGAGGTCAATATATGCATCAACCTGCCCCGTGTTTTTATTCACTTTTAGCAAAGCATTTTTGTTGCCTTCCCGTTTCGATAAGATCACCATAAAATCGCGTGCCTGTGTAGAAGCCTTAAAACGTGCACTGGCCTGCTTAAAGGATTTTTTAGCAAAATCAGAAGCAGCATCGCCCAACTCACCATAGACCTGACCTATACCTTCAACCATGGCACCAGCCAAAGCATCGTCCTGTTTGATCTGAGGAGCAGCCGATTGATAAACACCGGAAGCTGCATATGCACTGGCCCCGATATATGCAGCCCGTATGGCCTGAGCATAAAGCAGTGCTCTTTTCAGCCCGGGTTCCCGGGGAGCTTCATAATAACTTTGATATTTTAAATTTCCCGAAAAATCAAATAGTGCAACATTCTGCTCTGAGTGAATAAAAATACCGTTACTTCTAACTTCCAGTCCTGTAGGTGACTCTTTGCCCTCGAATTTTCGCTCTATACCTGATAAGTTGCTGACAGAGCTGCTGGACTTGTCCAGTATTTTTAGCTTATCCTCCTTAATGTCAAAAATATAGAACTTATCATCTTTGCTATCCACCAACGACGGTAATGTGGTTATGGATTTGTCAAGTAAAAGTTCACCAGTAGAGGTATTAAGCACATTAGCCTCCTCAGTAGTTACAAAGAATACACCATTATTAATCTTTTCAGTACGTACTACCTCTCCATCAATTTTTACCGGCTTTTCAAAAGTCAGTATACCCAGGTTAGTATCCAGAAATGTCAGGTAATTTTTATCTCCACTTCTTGAGATAAGTAAAAGACCGTTACCAACAGGAATATAATCATATATACCTCCCTTCACTTTGACGCCTTTTCCCTTTTTGCCCCAGGCACCTTCCTGAGTTTTGTGGCTATATAAGTTGATCTTGGTGTTGGAGCCATCATCAGGTAATATCAAAAGCCCCAGATCATGGAAGAAAAGGTGACTTAATCGTCCGTCAACTTCCAGCGGATTTTCCCAAATGCGGGCCCCGTCGTTCATGTTGTAGGCATAGAATACCGATTGGTAGGATACAGTAGGAGTTGACGACGAGCTACTCATGGAAGACTCCCTTTTTTGCTCAGACCCGATATAAAAAACGTCCATCTTTGGATGCTTGTAAAACTTAACATTAAAATCCATTCCCTCTGCCTGTTGGGTAGCTACTTGTTTCATCAGGCCTCCGAAAGCACCTAGTTTTTCCAATTGCTTATTCGCTTCGGAGACATCATTCCTCCAGATGACCTCTCCCGACCTGGCGTTAACCTTATAATTATTGAATAAGGTAACAATGAGTAGTTCATTTGCACTTAGCTCATTAACACTTACTACCCTGCCGTAATCATCACTCAACTTCCAGGCTATTGAGCCATCAGCCAGGTTGGCAAATACCATGGCAGGTTTATTGGAAGCATCTTTTCCGGCAATTAAAATCCCGTTAGTTTTATAAAGAACATAATCATCCAGAATTTCAGCAATCCCCGCTTTTTTGGAGTCAAATTTAAGCTCACCTGAGAATGGATCGATCATGTAGATATCACCATTGCTGTTAACCGAAATCAGTGGGGAAGATCCTACCTGCTGTATGCCATCCTGGGAGATACCTCCAAACTGCTGCAACTCCCACAGTATTTTGCCGGTTTCTGGGTTCACTGATGTGAGGGCTAATGAGGTTCCAATCAAAAAATGGCCTGCCGGAGTTACCTGTTGCCATTGGATATTTCCCTGTAGTGAGGCGTTCCATTTTTCTTTAACCTGGGATATGCAGATCGTACTGACAACGAACAGCATAAATGTTATTGTAGCCTTTAAATTCATATCGATAGAGATTGGTGACAAAATTTGATAGATGGTTTTGCCGAATATCCAATATCCATTCCAAATTAAGCAAGCCCGCGATTTCCGGCTCCTTATAAGTTAATAATTATAACTAAGAAATCATAGGTGAAGAGGTTGCTGATCATATTGAATTCAGGAATAATTCAATAGAAAATGCTGGCGTGTAGCTTATTATAAGATTATTAAATTATTGGAAGATTTTTAAAGTTCTCTATGTAAAATATATACATTGGTTAGCCCTAATTGCTGATGACGATAGGCATTTGGGATTTCTCCCACAATTTGAAATCCAAGGCTTTTCCAAAGATTAAGTGCAATAGTGTTGGACTTTACCACAAAATTAAATTGCAGGGCGGCATAACCAAGTCTTTGCGCTTCTTTAATGGAGAATTGCCCCAATTTTCTTCCTAACCCAATCCCTCTGCAGCCCGGATGTATCATATATCCTGCATTGGCTACATGCGACCCTAAACCGGGCTGGTTGTCAGTAATAAAGAAAGTGCCTGCAACCTCATTTTTGTATTCAGCCACATAGGTATATTTTGCCTTTTTCATCCAGTAAGCCATCATCTCCTCTCTTGATGAGTCAGGGTCAAACGCGTAGGTGTCACCGGATTTTATTACCCGGCTTATAATATTCCATATCTGGTCTTCGTCATTTGGTTTTGCAGACCTGATAATTAATTCGTTAGTCATCTTTTAGTTTATTACTGTTAATTTGCTTGTGACTTTTGTGCCCACTTCCCTGATTACCTTCATCAGAAAATCTACATTCTCTTTTTGTAGCCTGTGATTGATAAGACATGCCCTTATAACCGGACGATTATTGAGTGTGGTTCCGGTAATAAAAACCCGGCCATCTGCTTCCAGTTCAGGTATAATCCTCTTGTTAAGCTCGTCTACCATGGATTGATTTAAGCTTTTATCCCCCGGCAGATATCGAAAACAGACAACCGAAAGATCGGGATTGTTACAAAGCGCAAAATTATTGGAATTTTTAATTTGATCGGCCAGATATTTGGTAAGGAGGATATCCTTATGAATACAGGTTTTGATGGCAAGAGACCCATAAGCTTTGAAACTCATCCATATTTTTAGTGCTTTGGCACTTCTTGAAAGTTGAAAGTGATGCTCATTGAAGTCAAACCTGTTGTCAGTTTTTGAGTCAGTGTCCAGATAGGCCGCTCTCTTGTAAAAAGTTCTGTTAAGATCGGTCCAGTCCTTTACAAGGGTGCATCCGGCCTCAAAAGGCTGATATAGCCATTTATGAAAATCAATGGCGACGGAATTAGCTAAATCAAGCCCTTTGAATTTTTCCTTCAGGCTTTCAATAGAGGCTGCCAGACCTCCGTAAGCTCCATCCACATGAAACCACATATCATATTTATTAGCAATGGCAGCCAGCTTATCCAGAGGGTCAATCGCTCCGGTATTGACGGTGCCGGCATTGCCAATAATGCAAAATGGTCTTTTACCGTCCTGAATATCTTTACCGATTTGATTTTCAAGTGACTGTAGATCTATGGTGAAATCACTCAGTGATTTTATCTTCTTAAAATTATCAGTGCCGATACCCAAAAGTTCAATACTTTTATCAATGCAACCGTGCGTTTCATCTGAGGCATATACCGTGAAGGGCTTCAGACCAAACGTGCCGTATTTCCTGATATTATCCTTTTCGAACATAATGTTTCTGGCCACGGTAAGACCGGTTAGATTGGCAGCCGAGCCACCACTGACAAGTACGCCACCAGCTTTAGCATCGTATCCGATAAATTGCCCTCCCCATTGAACAACTCGTTTTTCGAGCTCACTCATAACCGGGGCGAGATGCCACTTTCCTACATTCTGGTTAATAGCTGCTACCAGCATTTCAGCAAGCACTGAGACCTGTGTGCCGCCTGCCATCACATAAGCATACATATTAGTGCCAATATTTAAAGTGGCAGTGTCCACTACCTTTTCCTTTACCTGGTTGAGTAGAAGCCTTGCGTCCATGCCATTTTCAGGAACGGACTCGTTGAACCATGACTCTACTTCCTTTGGAGTAAGCCCGCTATAGGCTTTGGCTGCGTCCAGATCATGGTACCGGTCAATGATGATGTCACCGGTTTTTTGCAGTAATTCAGAGAATTCTCCGAGGGGATAATCCAGAGATTTATTTTTTTTCATTATCAAGCTCGTTTAATGTTCTTTCCATAAAGCTTTGCCGTGATAGTTCTGCTTCTAAATGATCAAGCAGCGCCAGGAAGTTGGTGCCCTTCAGCATATTCTCAATCCCTTTGGTTCCTGCTGTCCACAACATTTGATATTCAGGGAGCAGAGTCTTTGCTTTTTGAGTCATGGCTATCCACTGGCGACGGCCGTCAGTCGGGCATGGCTCAGATTGAAGATAGCCAGCCTGAGTCATTTTATTGATGATTGTAATAACAGAAGGATGAGAAAATT
This region of Fulvivirga ulvae genomic DNA includes:
- a CDS encoding DUF3667 domain-containing protein; this encodes MICKNCSNNFEGAFCNRCGQSAGIRRFDFIYFVKETLFSSLDIEKGLFYTVKKLFIEPGVAIRDYLEGKRVSLYVPVKYLLLIGAIATFISMRFDLFLSERPGPVLQMLPVEKLAAFLSFAEEYATVINIIAVPVFALFSWLFFIESRHNYTENLVLNIYITAQQLVMLLLIFPLIALMPSTKEVVIAVYSAVTLIYNVWVYFSFFKVRKAVQFLKLILVLVCAYMLQFVLNYSTYLLVGDKLKGL
- a CDS encoding outer membrane protein assembly factor BamB family protein, which codes for MNLKATITFMLFVVSTICISQVKEKWNASLQGNIQWQQVTPAGHFLIGTSLALTSVNPETGKILWELQQFGGISQDGIQQVGSSPLISVNSNGDIYMIDPFSGELKFDSKKAGIAEILDDYVLYKTNGILIAGKDASNKPAMVFANLADGSIAWKLSDDYGRVVSVNELSANELLIVTLFNNYKVNARSGEVIWRNDVSEANKQLEKLGAFGGLMKQVATQQAEGMDFNVKFYKHPKMDVFYIGSEQKRESSMSSSSSTPTVSYQSVFYAYNMNDGARIWENPLEVDGRLSHLFFHDLGLLILPDDGSNTKINLYSHKTQEGAWGKKGKGVKVKGGIYDYIPVGNGLLLISRSGDKNYLTFLDTNLGILTFEKPVKIDGEVVRTEKINNGVFFVTTEEANVLNTSTGELLLDKSITTLPSLVDSKDDKFYIFDIKEDKLKILDKSSSSVSNLSGIERKFEGKESPTGLEVRSNGIFIHSEQNVALFDFSGNLKYQSYYEAPREPGLKRALLYAQAIRAAYIGASAYAASGVYQSAAPQIKQDDALAGAMVEGIGQVYGELGDAASDFAKKSFKQASARFKASTQARDFMVILSKREGNKNALLKVNKNTGQVDAYIDLGKEKTPNYAMDDVTGQVFYQTGSNTIAGYQLD
- a CDS encoding GNAT family N-acetyltransferase; protein product: MTNELIIRSAKPNDEDQIWNIISRVIKSGDTYAFDPDSSREEMMAYWMKKAKYTYVAEYKNEVAGTFFITDNQPGLGSHVANAGYMIHPGCRGIGLGRKLGQFSIKEAQRLGYAALQFNFVVKSNTIALNLWKSLGFQIVGEIPNAYRHQQLGLTNVYILHREL
- a CDS encoding pyridoxal phosphate-dependent decarboxylase family protein; the encoded protein is MKKNKSLDYPLGEFSELLQKTGDIIIDRYHDLDAAKAYSGLTPKEVESWFNESVPENGMDARLLLNQVKEKVVDTATLNIGTNMYAYVMAGGTQVSVLAEMLVAAINQNVGKWHLAPVMSELEKRVVQWGGQFIGYDAKAGGVLVSGGSAANLTGLTVARNIMFEKDNIRKYGTFGLKPFTVYASDETHGCIDKSIELLGIGTDNFKKIKSLSDFTIDLQSLENQIGKDIQDGKRPFCIIGNAGTVNTGAIDPLDKLAAIANKYDMWFHVDGAYGGLAASIESLKEKFKGLDLANSVAIDFHKWLYQPFEAGCTLVKDWTDLNRTFYKRAAYLDTDSKTDNRFDFNEHHFQLSRSAKALKIWMSFKAYGSLAIKTCIHKDILLTKYLADQIKNSNNFALCNNPDLSVVCFRYLPGDKSLNQSMVDELNKRIIPELEADGRVFITGTTLNNRPVIRACLINHRLQKENVDFLMKVIREVGTKVTSKLTVIN
- a CDS encoding MarR family winged helix-turn-helix transcriptional regulator, translating into MQKDFIKELGYLSLASRLKRISDGMIHSGRQMYKSLNIDIEPNWYLVFKLLEKYESLSVTDIADKLQFSHPSVITIINKMTQAGYLQSEPCPTDGRRQWIAMTQKAKTLLPEYQMLWTAGTKGIENMLKGTNFLALLDHLEAELSRQSFMERTLNELDNEKK